From Sulfurovum zhangzhouensis, the proteins below share one genomic window:
- a CDS encoding DUF2062 domain-containing protein: MIRKVLKKTSSRSEKLDKFLDKYNLSREFFGVSRRSITKGVWIGLFWGFIPMPMQMVAVVLSTFAFRFNVPIAIAMVWLSNPITMPPMYYMEYLTGNLLLGREGLENIELTMEWFSEHFDEILVPLYVGTSFYSVIVSTIIYFLVNWLWIKSVHEEKRVRKERHKQKIKKLLKRKTPINHPIEKESELDAGHEDDERK; this comes from the coding sequence ATGATAAGAAAAGTTTTAAAGAAAACCTCATCCCGCAGCGAAAAACTCGATAAATTTTTAGATAAATATAACCTTTCAAGAGAGTTCTTCGGTGTGAGTAGACGTAGTATTACAAAAGGGGTTTGGATAGGGCTTTTTTGGGGATTTATCCCAATGCCGATGCAGATGGTGGCAGTGGTTTTGAGCACCTTTGCTTTTAGATTCAACGTACCGATCGCAATTGCCATGGTCTGGTTGAGCAACCCTATCACCATGCCGCCGATGTACTATATGGAATACCTGACCGGCAACCTTCTGTTAGGACGTGAGGGACTGGAAAATATTGAACTCACTATGGAATGGTTCAGTGAACATTTTGATGAGATACTGGTCCCGCTTTATGTTGGAACCTCGTTTTACTCTGTCATTGTCTCAACAATCATCTACTTTCTTGTAAACTGGCTCTGGATCAAGTCTGTTCATGAAGAAAAACGTGTGCGGAAAGAAAGACACAAGCAAAAGATCAAAAAGCTTCTCAAAAGGAAGACACCTATCAATCACCCTATCGAGAAAGAGTCTGAATTGGATGCAGGGCATGAGGATGATGAGAGGAAATAG
- the mnmA gene encoding tRNA 2-thiouridine(34) synthase MnmA, producing the protein MQRYGMTERKKVLIGMSGGVDSTVSAILLQKEGYEVEGVYMKLHQKEGYHEENFAKAQRVGAYLGIKVHFLDLSNEFKEEVYDYFVDSYKAGLTPNPCVMCNRTIKFGKMVEFADSIGAEYIATGHYINSDGEFIYMGKDPNKDQSYFLCEVKKEVIPRLIFPLGNWVKDDVKAYAADIEPLKDFATQKESSEICFVENTYDEVLARHMDIDMPGETVDAEGNVVGTHKGYMHYTIGKRRGFFVDGAHDPHFVLEIKPEKNQIVVGTKEQLEVHEFEIKKINLFVERDEFDCLVKVRYRTQAVPCHVKIEGDKGTVTLKEPVFGLAHGQVAAFYEGNKLIGGGVIC; encoded by the coding sequence ATACAAAGGTACGGAATGACAGAACGTAAAAAAGTATTGATTGGAATGAGTGGCGGTGTTGACTCTACAGTGAGTGCGATACTCTTACAAAAAGAGGGATATGAAGTTGAAGGGGTCTATATGAAACTCCATCAAAAAGAGGGCTATCATGAAGAAAACTTTGCCAAAGCACAGCGTGTAGGAGCGTATCTTGGGATCAAGGTACATTTTTTGGATCTAAGTAATGAATTTAAGGAAGAGGTTTATGATTACTTTGTAGACTCTTACAAAGCAGGACTTACTCCAAATCCCTGTGTAATGTGTAACCGTACCATCAAGTTTGGAAAAATGGTGGAGTTCGCAGACAGTATCGGTGCAGAGTATATTGCTACGGGGCACTATATCAATTCTGATGGTGAATTTATCTACATGGGTAAAGACCCGAACAAAGATCAAAGCTACTTTTTATGTGAAGTAAAAAAAGAGGTAATACCTAGACTTATTTTCCCACTAGGAAACTGGGTAAAAGATGATGTCAAAGCTTATGCTGCCGATATTGAGCCATTAAAGGACTTTGCAACTCAAAAAGAGAGTTCTGAGATCTGTTTTGTAGAAAATACTTATGATGAAGTACTTGCTCGTCATATGGATATCGACATGCCGGGTGAAACTGTAGATGCGGAGGGTAATGTTGTAGGAACACATAAGGGCTATATGCATTATACCATCGGAAAGCGTAGAGGATTTTTTGTGGATGGTGCACATGATCCGCACTTTGTTTTGGAAATTAAACCTGAGAAAAACCAGATCGTAGTAGGTACAAAAGAACAACTTGAAGTGCATGAATTTGAGATAAAAAAAATCAATCTTTTTGTAGAGAGAGATGAGTTTGACTGTCTCGTAAAAGTACGCTACCGCACGCAAGCAGTACCATGCCATGTGAAAATAGAAGGTGACAAGGGTACCGTCACACTTAAAGAACCTGTATTTGGCCTGGCACACGGACAGGTTGCAGCATTTTATGAAGGAAATAAACTGATCGGCGGAGGAGTCATCTGCTAA
- a CDS encoding flagellar biosynthesis protein FlhF, translating to MIHETFVASDPKSAYIQAVEKYGNKIELVSAKQLKYDDGQLRCEIQVAIPEAVYIQKTMGDDTPYEKSEEALLIEEIEALKSQLSQMKETLQHDIIDNDTVISEVKALLKRKGIAEAWLDGMINGLAGSPIAEDNRLLVSYLLEEMDEALKEKPEDLSRQKVMMFVGPTGTGKTTTIAKLAARYAYLMDRPYSVALINLDSYKVGAIEQLEHYADIMQIDHVAVENVHGFKDALDHLDSYDIILVDTAGMSPYDTQKLIRTVEYVNSDALKDLEVNLVLPATVKYEDMEDIFTNFSFLNLDSVIITKFDETKHLGTLLNFMLAYDLPMSYFSIGQEVPDDLRVASKEYLLERFIGDIDAG from the coding sequence ATGATCCATGAAACATTTGTAGCATCAGATCCAAAAAGTGCTTACATTCAGGCTGTAGAGAAGTATGGCAACAAGATAGAACTTGTTTCTGCTAAACAGCTAAAGTATGATGATGGACAACTAAGATGTGAAATACAAGTGGCTATTCCGGAAGCTGTCTATATTCAAAAGACTATGGGGGATGATACACCTTACGAAAAAAGTGAAGAAGCACTTCTTATAGAAGAGATAGAAGCACTTAAGTCTCAACTTTCACAAATGAAAGAGACACTGCAACATGATATCATCGATAATGATACTGTGATTTCAGAGGTCAAAGCACTTTTAAAGCGTAAAGGGATCGCTGAGGCATGGTTGGATGGAATGATAAACGGCTTGGCCGGTTCACCGATTGCCGAAGATAATAGACTTTTGGTCTCTTATCTGCTAGAAGAGATGGATGAAGCACTGAAAGAAAAACCAGAAGATCTTTCCAGACAAAAAGTAATGATGTTTGTAGGACCTACCGGAACGGGTAAAACTACCACGATTGCTAAATTGGCAGCACGTTATGCCTATCTGATGGATAGACCGTATAGTGTGGCGCTCATCAACCTTGACAGCTATAAAGTAGGTGCGATAGAACAACTTGAACACTATGCGGATATTATGCAGATTGATCATGTTGCTGTTGAAAATGTCCATGGATTTAAAGATGCACTGGATCATTTAGACTCTTATGATATCATACTTGTGGATACGGCAGGAATGTCGCCGTATGATACGCAAAAGCTTATCCGTACGGTGGAGTATGTCAACTCTGATGCACTCAAAGACCTTGAGGTCAACCTTGTACTTCCTGCAACAGTGAAGTATGAGGATATGGAAGATATTTTTACGAACTTCTCTTTTTTGAACCTTGATTCTGTGATCATCACAAAGTTTGATGAAACAAAACATTTGGGTACACTGCTTAATTTTATGTTGGCCTATGATCTTCCTATGAGCTACTTCTCAATAGGTCAAGAGGTACCTGATGACCTGCGTGTAGCAAGCAAAGAGTATTTGCTAGAGCGCTTTATCGGAGATATAGATGCGGGGTGA
- the folK gene encoding 2-amino-4-hydroxy-6-hydroxymethyldihydropteridine diphosphokinase — protein sequence MLRKSIDQDNEVLFAGHYPYLSHQNLGKREAMLGIGGNIGDVVRRFEHLFTFLNRSALVHIKETSPILKNPPFGYMDQEDFYNALIRIETDLTPKALLRYILKVEKRFGRKRLFKDGPRTLDIDIIFYENMSINDEKLTIPHPHWFERDSVLIPLAYLKGYPV from the coding sequence ATGCTTAGAAAAAGTATTGATCAAGACAATGAAGTGCTGTTCGCAGGACACTACCCTTATCTCTCACATCAAAATTTGGGAAAGAGGGAAGCGATGCTGGGGATCGGTGGAAATATCGGTGATGTGGTACGACGGTTTGAACATCTTTTTACTTTTTTAAATCGAAGCGCTTTAGTCCATATTAAAGAGACTTCTCCGATATTGAAAAACCCTCCTTTTGGATATATGGATCAAGAAGACTTTTACAATGCTTTAATACGTATTGAAACAGACTTGACACCAAAGGCATTATTGCGATATATTCTCAAAGTTGAGAAGCGTTTTGGAAGAAAACGTCTTTTTAAAGACGGGCCGAGAACACTGGATATAGATATTATTTTTTATGAAAATATGTCCATAAATGACGAGAAATTAACCATCCCTCATCCTCATTGGTTTGAACGGGACTCAGTGCTCATCCCTCTAGCTTATTTGAAAGGTTACCCGGTATGA